The window CCCATGCTCGAGGCTTCCACCGACAAGGCGACGGTGGTGATTCCCTGCCCCACGTCTGGCGTGGTGCAGAAGATCTTCGTGGCTGAGGGCGGCATGGCCAAGGTCGGTCAGGT is drawn from Pseudomonadota bacterium and contains these coding sequences:
- a CDS encoding 2-oxo acid dehydrogenase subunit E2, which translates into the protein MEFKMPDIGEGVAEGEIVKWLVKEGDVVAEDQPMLEASTDKATVVIPCPTSGVVQKIFVAEGGMAKVGQV